The Phragmites australis chromosome 15, lpPhrAust1.1, whole genome shotgun sequence genome window below encodes:
- the LOC133893567 gene encoding type III polyketide synthase B — MVSTYVDTRTRKQASSMAPNPGKATIMALGHAFPQQLVMQDYVVDGFMKNTNCDDPELKEKLTRLCKTTTVKTRYVVMSEEILKNYPELAQEGLPTMKQRLDISNKAVTQMATDASLACLRSWGGALSGITHLVYVSSSEARFPGGDLHLARALGLSPDVRRVMLAFTGCSGGVAGLRVAKGLAESCPGARVLLATSETTIVGFRPPSPDRPYDLVGVALFGDGAGAAVIGTNPTPVECPLFELHSALQRFLPDTEKTIDGRLTEEGIKFQLGRELPHIIEAHVEDFCKKLMKEREGDHGATDLSYDDLFWAVHPGGPAILTKMEGRLGLGADKLRASRCALRDFGNASSNTIVYVLENMVEETRGRNEAADDGEDCEWGLILAFGPGITFEGILARNLQARARLN; from the exons CACGCGTTCCCGCAGCAGCTTGTCATGCAGGACTACGTCGTCGATGGCTTCATGAAGAACACCAACTGCGATGACCCCGAGCTCAAGGAGAAGCTCACGAGACTAT GCAAGACGACGACGGTGAAGACCCGGTACGTGGTGATGTCCGAGGAAATTCTGAAGAACTACCCGGAGCTGGCCCAGGAGGGCCTGCCGACGATGAAGCAGCGGCTGGACATCTCCAACAAGGCTGTGACGCAGATGGCCACGGACGCGTCGCTGGCCTGCCTGCGGTCGTGGGGCGGCGCGCTCTCGGGGATCACCCACCTCGTCTACGTCTCGTCTAGCGAGGCGCGGTTCCCGGGCGGGGACCTGCACCTGGCGCGCGCCCTCGGTCTCAGCCCGGACGTCCGCCGCGTCATGCTCGCCTTCACTGGCTGCTCGGGCGGCGTCGCGGGACTCCGCGTCGCCAAGGGCCTCGCCGAGAGCTGCCCGGGGGCCCGCGTACTCCTGGCCACCTCCGAGACCACCATCGTGGGGTTCCGCCCGCCCAGCCCCGACCGCCCCTACGACCTCGTCGGAGTCGCTCTGTtcggcgacggcgccggcgcAGCCGTCATCGGCACGAACCCCACCCCCGTCGAGTGCCCGCTCTTCGAGCTCCACTCGGCCCTGCAGCGCTTCCTTCCGGACACGGAAAAGACCATCGACGGGCGGCTGACGGAAGAGGGCATCAAATTCCAGCTGGGCCGGGAGCTCCCTCACATCATCGAGGCGCACGTGGAGGACTTCTGCAAGAAGCTGATGAAGGAGCGGGAGGGCGACCACGGCGCCACCGATCTGAGCTACGACGACTTGTTCTGGGCAGTGCACCCCGGCGGGCCGGCGATCCTTACCAAGATGGAGGGCCGGCTGGGTCTGGGCGCCGACAAGCTCCGCGCGAGTCGGTGCGCCCTCCGGGACTTCGGGAACGCGAGCAGCAACACCATCGTTTACGTGCTAGAGAACATGGTGGAGGAGACCCGGGGCAGGAATGAGGCGGCGGACGACGGGGAGGACTGCGAGTGGGGGCTCATCCTGGCGTTCGGGCCGGGGATCACGTTCGAGGGCATCCTGGCCAGGAACCTGCAGGCGCGCGCGCGGCTCAACTAG